The window TGCCATCTTCGGAGTTTACGATGGTCACGGAGGAGCCAAAGCGGCTGAGTTTGCGGCCAAGAACTTAGACAAGAACGTTTTAGAAGCGGTTGCTGGTAAAAACGACGAGTCAGAGATCGCAGACGCGGTGAAACGCGGTTACTTGACCACAGACGCTGCGTTTCTCAACGAGAATGACGTTAAAGGCGGTTCCTGCTGCGTCACGGctatgttcagcgacgggaaCCTCGTGGTTGCCAATGCCGGCGATTGTCGCGCCGTCATGAGTGTTGGAGGCGTCGCGGAGGCTCTTTCTTCCGACCACCGCCCGTCTAGGGACGATGAACGGACAAGAATTGAAACCACGGTGAGAATCTcggtttttaatgttttatacaAATGGAAAGTATAGTTTCTAAAAGtagattcaatttttttttttgtgcaggGTGGATACGTTGATACGTTTCGAGGTGTATGGAGAGTTGAAGGATCTTTGGCTGTGTCAAGAGGGATCGGTGATGCTCATCTCAAGAAATGGGTTATAGCCGAACCAGAGACAAAGACGTTGAGAATCGAGCAGGACCATGAGTTCTTGATCTTGGCATCTGACGGTCTATGGGACAAAGTGAGTAACCAAGAAGCAGTAGACATTGCTCGTCCCTTCTGCCTAGGAACCGAGGAGAAGCCATTGTTGTTGGGCTGTAAGAAGCTTGTCGATCTTTCGGCTTCACGAGGCTCATTGGATGATATTAGTGTGATGCTGATCCCTTTGGACCAGTTCATATAAGAGAGATCCTTAGATATTTTAGATAGAAATCTGAAGGGCTTGCGTCCATTTACCTTTATTAATTTGACTTTGAT of the Brassica rapa cultivar Chiifu-401-42 chromosome A03, CAAS_Brap_v3.01, whole genome shotgun sequence genome contains:
- the LOC103857285 gene encoding probable protein phosphatase 2C 25; this encodes MSCSVCNSPVFSPSSSLFCSKPSTILSSPQETISLTLSHLKPSSPSSAAASLNSPFRLRLQKPPTGFSPASCTGQSPPGGVLKRKRPTRLDIPIGTTGFVAPATPREEGREVEREGDGYSVYCKRGRREAMEDRFSAVTNLQGDRKHAIFGVYDGHGGAKAAEFAAKNLDKNVLEAVAGKNDESEIADAVKRGYLTTDAAFLNENDVKGGSCCVTAMFSDGNLVVANAGDCRAVMSVGGVAEALSSDHRPSRDDERTRIETTGGYVDTFRGVWRVEGSLAVSRGIGDAHLKKWVIAEPETKTLRIEQDHEFLILASDGLWDKVSNQEAVDIARPFCLGTEEKPLLLGCKKLVDLSASRGSLDDISVMLIPLDQFI